In a single window of the Streptacidiphilus sp. P02-A3a genome:
- a CDS encoding ABC transporter permease, with the protein MTTQPQPTGSHTDATTLVSDTADSSQGPEPAAAAIAGRSPAQMAWARLRRDRASLAALIVTVIFLLAAAFSPLLSSLEGWGPVSADLKAIDPNTGNFPIGSLGGISGHHWLGVEPGTGYDVFSRLIYGLRTSLLVSLSAAIISTVLGVVVGLAAGYFGGKIDSFLNWVMNIMLAFPQLLFIIALTPVITNAVSTNSHGGTSETLQLGTIVVIISAFAWAYTARLVRGQVLSLREREFVDAARIMGAGWGHILFKQLLPNLWAPILISFALAIPTNIATEAALSYLGVGVVTPNPDLGAMLNAATQYYLYDPTYMLVPGIALLLVVLALNLLGDGVRDALDPRANRA; encoded by the coding sequence ATGACCACACAGCCCCAGCCCACCGGCTCCCACACCGATGCCACGACATTGGTGTCCGACACGGCTGACTCATCGCAGGGCCCCGAGCCCGCGGCCGCCGCGATCGCCGGCCGCTCGCCGGCCCAGATGGCCTGGGCCCGGCTGCGCCGCGACCGTGCCTCACTGGCCGCACTGATCGTGACGGTCATCTTCCTGCTGGCCGCCGCGTTCTCGCCGCTGCTGTCCAGCCTGGAGGGCTGGGGACCGGTGTCGGCCGACCTCAAGGCGATCGACCCGAACACCGGCAACTTCCCGATCGGTTCGCTCGGCGGCATCAGCGGCCACCACTGGCTCGGCGTCGAGCCGGGCACCGGGTACGACGTCTTCTCCCGGCTGATCTACGGCCTGCGCACGTCGCTGCTGGTCTCGCTGTCCGCCGCGATCATCTCCACGGTGCTGGGCGTGGTCGTCGGACTGGCCGCCGGGTACTTCGGCGGCAAGATCGACAGCTTCCTGAACTGGGTCATGAACATCATGCTGGCGTTCCCGCAGCTGCTGTTCATCATCGCGCTCACCCCGGTCATCACCAACGCCGTCTCCACCAACAGCCACGGCGGCACCAGTGAGACCCTCCAGCTCGGCACGATCGTCGTGATCATCTCCGCCTTCGCCTGGGCCTACACCGCCCGGCTGGTCCGCGGGCAGGTGCTCTCGCTGCGCGAGCGCGAGTTCGTCGACGCGGCCCGGATCATGGGCGCCGGCTGGGGGCACATCCTGTTCAAGCAGCTGCTGCCGAACCTCTGGGCGCCGATCCTGATCTCCTTCGCGCTGGCGATCCCCACCAACATCGCCACCGAGGCCGCGCTGTCCTACCTGGGCGTGGGCGTCGTCACGCCCAACCCGGACCTGGGCGCCATGCTCAACGCGGCCACCCAGTACTACCTCTACGACCCCACGTACATGCTCGTCCCCGGTATCGCGCTGCTGCTCGTCGTGCTGGCGCTGAACCTGCTGGGCGACGGTGTGCGTGACGCCCTCGACCCCCGCGCGAACCGGGCCTGA
- a CDS encoding ABC transporter substrate-binding protein, producing MMRNKRTVAMTAIAISVALGATACGGSKSTGGSGTTGSKISGGTLVYYAEDDFNHIDPQRTYTTQGMNIDQLLVRTLTGWSQSPGSGAPKLVGDLATNTGVPSNGDKTWTFTLRPGVKWQDGTPVTSYDVKYGVERAASPDISSGTTYWTWLVGSANYKGPYSGAELPSIQTPNASTIVFNLSSAQPEFPQAAAMDTFAAVPKAKDTGSAYDTSVFSDASYEIKSYVHNKEMVLVKNPNWSAGNDPMREQNVNEIDIKFGQDQASIDQLMKADQGDAQNAVIEDPIAGTDLTPFTMDPALKSRMHNIATPGVDYIAMNTTTITNVKVREAIGDAINKETYRGAMGGSAYGDIATSFLPTGTPGRIAYNPYNNTGTGNIPAAKALLQQAGVSHLTLSLAVENDPTHEKAADTIVNSLAQIGITVNVKPVDRATYFNNIGTPANKYDLIWADWFADWPSAATIDPVLLDGRLIQAQGNNDYSMLNDKVAEQKLDAAGAKTDPTAEAAAYGLADQYIFQTDFPLVPLTYRNQTEMSGDHVGGLTEDTIIGELDLTHVYLTN from the coding sequence ATGATGCGCAACAAGCGCACGGTCGCCATGACCGCTATCGCGATATCTGTCGCCCTGGGAGCCACCGCCTGCGGCGGAAGCAAGTCCACCGGCGGCAGCGGCACCACCGGATCAAAGATCTCGGGTGGCACCCTGGTCTACTACGCCGAGGACGACTTCAACCACATCGACCCGCAGCGTACGTACACCACGCAGGGCATGAACATCGACCAGCTGCTGGTGCGCACCCTGACCGGGTGGAGCCAGTCCCCCGGCAGCGGCGCCCCGAAGCTGGTCGGCGACCTGGCGACCAACACCGGTGTCCCCAGCAACGGCGACAAGACCTGGACCTTCACCCTGCGTCCCGGCGTCAAGTGGCAGGACGGCACCCCGGTCACCTCCTACGACGTCAAGTACGGCGTCGAGCGCGCGGCCTCGCCCGACATCAGCAGCGGCACCACCTACTGGACCTGGCTGGTCGGCTCGGCCAACTACAAGGGCCCGTACTCGGGCGCCGAGCTGCCGTCGATCCAGACCCCGAACGCCAGCACCATCGTCTTCAACCTGAGCTCCGCCCAGCCCGAGTTCCCGCAGGCCGCCGCGATGGACACCTTCGCCGCCGTGCCGAAGGCCAAGGACACCGGCTCCGCGTACGACACCAGCGTGTTCTCCGACGCCTCGTACGAGATCAAGTCCTACGTGCACAACAAGGAAATGGTTCTGGTCAAGAACCCGAACTGGTCCGCCGGCAACGACCCGATGCGCGAGCAGAACGTCAACGAGATCGACATCAAGTTCGGTCAGGACCAGGCGTCCATCGACCAGCTGATGAAGGCCGACCAGGGCGACGCCCAGAACGCGGTCATCGAGGACCCGATCGCGGGCACCGACCTCACCCCGTTCACCATGGACCCGGCCCTGAAGTCGCGGATGCACAACATCGCGACCCCCGGTGTCGACTACATCGCGATGAACACCACGACCATCACCAACGTGAAGGTCCGTGAGGCGATCGGCGACGCGATCAACAAGGAGACCTACCGCGGCGCCATGGGCGGCTCGGCGTACGGCGACATCGCCACCAGCTTCCTGCCCACCGGCACCCCGGGCCGGATCGCGTACAACCCGTACAACAACACCGGCACCGGCAACATCCCGGCCGCCAAGGCGCTGCTCCAGCAGGCCGGCGTGTCCCACCTGACCCTCTCGCTGGCGGTCGAGAACGACCCGACGCACGAGAAGGCGGCCGACACGATCGTCAACTCGCTGGCCCAGATCGGCATCACGGTCAACGTCAAGCCGGTCGACCGCGCCACCTACTTCAACAACATCGGCACCCCGGCGAACAAGTACGACCTGATCTGGGCCGACTGGTTCGCCGACTGGCCGAGCGCCGCCACCATCGACCCGGTGCTGCTCGACGGCCGCCTGATCCAGGCCCAGGGCAACAACGACTACTCGATGCTGAACGACAAGGTCGCCGAGCAGAAGCTGGACGCGGCCGGGGCCAAGACCGACCCGACCGCCGAGGCGGCCGCGTACGGCCTGGCTGACCAGTACATCTTCCAGACCGACTTCCCGCTGGTGCCGCTCACGTACCGCAACCAGACCGAGATGTCCGGCGACCACGTCGGCGGCCTCACCGAGGACACCATCATCGGCGAGCTCGACCTGACCCACGTGTACCTCACCAACTAG
- a CDS encoding ABC transporter permease, producing the protein MTRYLIRRLLSAVAIIVVISFITFLIFFAVPSSPAVLACGKTCTPERIAQINQALGLSKPILVQYWDFAYGFFNGRTFGGSSVPIQCNFPCLGISFHDNSNVWDTLMGRAPADISLAIGSAVVFLITGLGLGIVSAIRKGKAIDKFAVGFALFGISLPIYFTALILQYFFVDKWALLPSPNYTPITQDPSQWFQGLILPWASLAIGFLAFYTRLTRSTMLETMGEDYVRTARAKGLSRRSVIFKHTLRAAITPIVTIFGMDFGYLIGGAAVITESAFGIPGIGSLAVQSVENSDLPVIMATTLFAAVAVVLANVVVDVVYGIIDPRVRLA; encoded by the coding sequence ATGACTCGTTACCTCATTCGTCGCCTCCTGAGTGCTGTCGCCATCATCGTGGTGATCAGCTTCATCACCTTCCTCATCTTCTTCGCCGTCCCGTCGAGCCCGGCGGTGCTCGCCTGCGGCAAGACCTGCACCCCGGAACGCATCGCCCAGATCAACCAGGCGCTCGGGCTGAGCAAGCCGATCCTGGTGCAGTACTGGGACTTCGCCTACGGCTTCTTCAACGGACGCACCTTCGGCGGCAGTTCGGTGCCGATCCAGTGCAACTTCCCTTGCCTGGGCATCTCGTTCCACGACAACTCCAACGTCTGGGACACCCTGATGGGCCGCGCGCCCGCCGACATCTCGCTGGCGATCGGCTCAGCCGTGGTCTTCCTGATCACCGGCCTGGGCCTGGGCATCGTGTCGGCGATCCGCAAGGGCAAGGCGATCGACAAGTTCGCGGTCGGCTTCGCGCTGTTCGGGATCTCACTGCCGATCTACTTCACCGCGCTGATCCTGCAGTACTTCTTCGTGGACAAGTGGGCGCTGCTCCCCTCGCCCAACTACACCCCGATCACCCAGGACCCGAGCCAGTGGTTCCAGGGCCTGATCCTGCCCTGGGCGTCGCTGGCGATCGGCTTCCTCGCCTTCTACACCCGGCTGACCCGCTCGACCATGCTGGAGACCATGGGTGAGGACTACGTCCGCACCGCCCGCGCCAAGGGCCTGTCCCGGCGCAGCGTGATCTTCAAGCACACCCTGCGGGCCGCGATCACCCCGATCGTCACCATCTTCGGCATGGACTTCGGCTACCTGATCGGCGGCGCCGCGGTCATCACCGAGTCCGCGTTCGGCATCCCCGGCATCGGCTCCCTCGCCGTACAGTCGGTGGAGAACTCCGACCTTCCCGTCATCATGGCCACCACGCTGTTCGCCGCCGTGGCCGTGGTGCTCGCCAACGTCGTCGTCGACGTCGTCTACGGCATCATCGACCCCCGCGTCCGCCTCGCCTGA
- a CDS encoding ABC transporter ATP-binding protein, translated as MALELSTQNLPVDPPSTFLDVRDLRVHFPTEDGLVKSVDGVSFTLEKGRTLGIVGESGSGKSVTSLALLGLHKGTRAQVSGEIWVDGEELVAMPESDMRTRRGNKVSMIFQDPLSALHPFFTVGAQIAEAYRVHHKVSKKEAHTRAVDMLKRVGIPQPDKRAKSYPHEFSGGMRQRAMIAMSLVCDPELLIADEPTTALDVTVQAQILDLIRDLQQEFGSAVIIITHDLGVVAEIADDILVMYGGRRIEYGSVRDVLKAPEHPYAWGLLQSMPHLGGDVGTRLNPIPGSPPSLINLPTGCAFHPRCEHSDLVPGNRCVTERPELRPVPGTDKHIAACHLDSGSKTKIRSATDRLAK; from the coding sequence GTGGCCCTCGAACTCTCGACGCAGAATCTGCCGGTCGACCCGCCGTCCACGTTCCTCGACGTCCGGGACCTGCGCGTGCACTTCCCCACCGAGGACGGCCTCGTCAAGTCGGTGGACGGGGTGTCCTTCACACTGGAGAAGGGCCGGACGCTCGGCATCGTCGGCGAGTCCGGCTCCGGCAAGTCCGTCACCAGCCTGGCCCTGCTCGGCCTGCACAAGGGCACCCGGGCCCAGGTCTCCGGCGAGATCTGGGTGGACGGCGAGGAACTCGTCGCCATGCCGGAGAGCGACATGCGCACCCGGCGCGGCAACAAGGTCTCGATGATCTTCCAGGACCCGCTGTCGGCGCTGCACCCCTTCTTCACCGTGGGCGCGCAGATCGCCGAGGCCTACCGGGTGCACCACAAGGTCTCCAAGAAGGAGGCCCACACCCGGGCGGTGGACATGCTCAAGCGGGTGGGCATCCCGCAGCCGGACAAGCGGGCCAAGAGCTACCCGCACGAGTTCTCCGGCGGTATGCGCCAGCGCGCCATGATCGCCATGTCGCTGGTCTGCGACCCGGAGCTGCTGATCGCGGACGAGCCCACCACCGCCCTGGACGTCACCGTCCAGGCGCAGATCCTGGACCTGATCCGGGACCTCCAGCAGGAGTTCGGCTCGGCCGTCATCATCATCACCCACGACCTGGGCGTGGTCGCCGAGATCGCCGACGACATCCTGGTCATGTACGGCGGCCGGCGCATCGAGTACGGCAGCGTCCGGGACGTCCTCAAGGCGCCGGAGCACCCCTACGCCTGGGGTCTGCTCCAGTCCATGCCGCACCTCGGCGGCGACGTCGGCACCCGGCTGAACCCGATCCCCGGCTCCCCGCCGAGCCTGATCAACCTGCCGACCGGCTGCGCCTTCCACCCGCGCTGCGAGCACAGCGACCTGGTCCCCGGGAACCGCTGCGTCACCGAGCGGCCGGAGCTGCGGCCGGTGCCCGGCACCGACAAGCACATCGCGGCCTGCCACCTCGACAGCGGCAGCAAGACCAAGATCCGCAGCGCGACCGACCGGCTCGCGAAATGA
- a CDS encoding ABC transporter ATP-binding protein has product MTAADEQEHGVSTTDTIPAPREESRPEASGEALLEVKNLQMHFPIRQGIVWQRQVGAVRAVDGVDFSVRAGESLGLVGESGCGKSTTGRLVTRLLEPTDGSIRFDGEDITHKRVSSMREARQNLQMIFQDPYSSLNPRHTVGTIIETPMKLNGINPEQGHKRRAQELLEIVGLSPEHYNRYPNEFSGGQRQRIGIARALALKPKLIVADEPVSALDVSIQAQVVNLLQDLQREFNLAFVFIAHDLAVVRHFSERVAVMYLGKIVEIADRETLYLRPQHPYTHALLSAVPEADPDSESRRERIRLTGDVPSPINPPSGCRFRTRCWKAQDICAAQEPPLVQLSGSPEGHQAACHFPEVRQVVASE; this is encoded by the coding sequence ATGACCGCGGCGGACGAACAGGAGCATGGCGTGAGCACCACCGACACCATTCCCGCCCCGCGCGAGGAGTCCCGGCCCGAGGCGAGCGGGGAGGCGCTGCTGGAGGTCAAGAACCTGCAGATGCACTTCCCGATCCGCCAGGGCATCGTCTGGCAGCGCCAGGTCGGCGCGGTCCGCGCGGTGGACGGCGTGGACTTCAGCGTCCGCGCGGGTGAGTCGCTGGGCCTGGTCGGCGAGTCCGGCTGCGGGAAGTCCACCACCGGCCGCCTGGTCACCCGGCTGCTGGAGCCGACCGACGGCAGCATCCGCTTCGACGGCGAGGACATCACCCACAAGCGGGTGTCCAGCATGCGCGAGGCCCGGCAGAACCTGCAGATGATCTTCCAGGACCCGTACTCCTCGCTGAACCCGAGGCACACGGTCGGGACCATCATCGAGACCCCGATGAAGCTCAACGGGATCAACCCCGAGCAGGGCCACAAGCGGCGCGCCCAGGAGCTGCTGGAGATCGTCGGCCTCAGCCCCGAGCACTACAACCGCTACCCCAACGAGTTCTCCGGCGGGCAGCGGCAGCGCATCGGCATCGCCCGCGCGCTGGCACTGAAGCCGAAGCTGATCGTCGCCGACGAGCCGGTCTCGGCGCTGGACGTGTCCATCCAGGCGCAGGTGGTCAACCTGCTCCAGGACCTCCAGCGGGAGTTCAACCTGGCGTTCGTGTTCATCGCGCACGACCTCGCGGTGGTCCGCCACTTCTCCGAGCGGGTCGCGGTGATGTACCTCGGCAAGATCGTCGAGATCGCCGACCGGGAGACGCTGTACCTGCGTCCGCAGCACCCCTACACGCACGCGCTGCTGTCGGCGGTGCCCGAGGCCGACCCGGACAGCGAGTCCCGCCGGGAGCGGATCCGGCTCACCGGTGACGTCCCCAGCCCGATCAACCCGCCCTCCGGCTGCCGCTTCCGCACCCGCTGCTGGAAGGCCCAGGACATCTGCGCCGCCCAGGAGCCGCCGCTGGTGCAGCTGTCGGGTTCGCCCGAGGGGCACCAGGCCGCCTGCCACTTCCCCGAGGTTCGGCAGGTCGTCGCGTCGGAGTGA
- a CDS encoding enhanced serine sensitivity protein SseB C-terminal domain-containing protein, producing the protein MVRTGDGDAIERALRGVAPGRYEAYEELLRALGEGQVWMLLWHGESGQPDAQYGNLEVGRFGYAPCVTSAEQLAASGWPRAHQVSPGREIAASLYRERWGLWLNPHQPGGGVGVPWTDLRRIAGGLDRLPAGPLRIEAATVPAEDFYTALRQAARNTPAVRSLRRGWVRPAWGEPYLAIGLDLYEAGPAAVESVRLMMEQALPAAPTGVDVSTVAMSDPYDPVALWLRVRVVPFYDRESAVHPAYGYPQPLH; encoded by the coding sequence GTGGTCCGGACAGGTGACGGTGACGCCATCGAGCGGGCCCTGCGGGGCGTGGCCCCCGGGCGCTACGAGGCGTACGAGGAACTGCTGCGCGCCCTCGGCGAGGGGCAGGTGTGGATGCTGCTCTGGCACGGCGAGTCCGGACAGCCCGACGCCCAGTACGGGAACCTGGAGGTCGGCCGGTTCGGCTACGCGCCGTGCGTGACCTCCGCCGAGCAGCTGGCGGCCAGCGGCTGGCCCCGGGCGCACCAGGTCAGCCCCGGCCGGGAGATCGCCGCCTCGCTGTACCGGGAGCGCTGGGGGCTGTGGCTGAACCCGCACCAGCCCGGGGGCGGCGTCGGCGTGCCCTGGACCGACCTGCGCCGGATCGCGGGCGGCCTGGACCGGCTGCCCGCGGGGCCGCTGCGGATCGAGGCGGCGACGGTGCCCGCCGAGGACTTCTACACCGCGCTGCGGCAGGCGGCGCGGAACACGCCGGCGGTGCGCTCGCTGCGCCGGGGCTGGGTCCGCCCGGCCTGGGGCGAGCCCTACCTGGCGATCGGGCTCGACCTGTACGAGGCCGGTCCGGCGGCGGTGGAGTCGGTGCGGCTGATGATGGAGCAGGCGCTGCCCGCCGCGCCGACCGGAGTGGACGTCTCCACGGTGGCGATGTCCGACCCGTACGACCCGGTGGCGCTGTGGCTGCGGGTCCGGGTGGTGCCGTTCTACGACCGCGAGTCGGCGGTCCACCCGGCCTACGGCTACCCGCAGCCGCTGCACTAG
- a CDS encoding enhanced serine sensitivity protein SseB C-terminal domain-containing protein gives MQHPGIPAQNATGGWPANELEQVLTAALGDPGATPRVVEVLRRSHVWLPLPGGPTRDGATLDLPTTELAGQPFVPVFSSEEQFRLIAGNLPFAVAPVHELAEGMPLGVGIVINPEGAVGIPIPAAGVPELRGTDPSGGGNRAPGGSRLGLRVPGAHEDPVEFLVAAIGELAVTPVVLTARRALVQVESDQEKLFVGVELARAEPEDQQAATLALGRALGAVPLPWEVGIVLLDLADDPLVDWMRTCVQPFFARG, from the coding sequence ATGCAGCACCCCGGGATTCCGGCGCAGAACGCCACGGGCGGATGGCCCGCAAACGAGCTGGAGCAGGTGCTGACGGCGGCGCTGGGCGATCCGGGCGCGACGCCGCGGGTGGTCGAGGTGCTGCGCCGCAGCCACGTCTGGCTGCCGCTGCCGGGCGGCCCGACCCGGGACGGGGCGACCCTGGACCTGCCGACCACCGAGCTCGCCGGGCAGCCCTTCGTGCCGGTGTTCAGCTCCGAGGAGCAGTTCCGGCTGATCGCCGGGAACCTGCCGTTCGCGGTCGCGCCGGTGCACGAGCTGGCCGAGGGCATGCCGCTGGGCGTCGGCATCGTGATCAACCCGGAGGGCGCGGTCGGCATCCCGATCCCGGCCGCGGGCGTGCCGGAGCTGCGCGGGACCGATCCGAGCGGCGGCGGGAACCGGGCGCCGGGGGGCAGTCGGCTGGGCCTGCGGGTACCCGGGGCGCACGAGGACCCGGTCGAGTTCCTGGTCGCCGCGATCGGCGAACTCGCGGTCACACCGGTGGTACTGACGGCCCGTCGGGCCCTGGTCCAGGTCGAGTCCGACCAGGAGAAGCTGTTCGTCGGGGTCGAGCTGGCCCGGGCCGAACCGGAGGACCAGCAGGCGGCCACGCTGGCCCTGGGCCGCGCCCTGGGCGCCGTGCCGCTGCCCTGGGAGGTCGGCATCGTGCTGCTGGACCTGGCCGACGACCCGCTGGTCGACTGGATGCGGACCTGCGTGCAGCCGTTCTTCGCCCGGGGCTAG
- the gcvT gene encoding glycine cleavage system aminomethyltransferase GcvT — MSSSPTPSAAAEPPLRHTALDAVHRALGATMTDFAGWDMPLRYGSEREEHNAVRTRAGLFDLSHMGEITVAGPQAGELLDHALVGFVSALAVNRARYTMICAADGGILDDLIVYRTGESEFLVVANASNAQLVLDELTARAEGFDAAVRDDRDAYALIAVQGPEATAILAPLTGADLPGLKYYTSLPATVAGRPALLARTGYTGEDGFELFTAPEHAEALWAALTESGAGRGLVPCGLSCRDTLRLEAGMPLYGHELNTSLTPFDAGLGRVVRFDKTTNDGAFVGREALEKAAEQAQAQPPRVLVGLVSAGRRVPRAEMAVVSVADGAVIGAITSGAPSPTLGKPIAMAYLDAAHAAPGTTVAVDVRGTHEPVEVVALPFYKRAR, encoded by the coding sequence ATGTCCTCGTCACCCACGCCGTCCGCCGCCGCCGAGCCGCCGCTGCGGCACACCGCGCTGGACGCGGTGCACCGCGCCCTGGGCGCCACCATGACCGACTTCGCGGGCTGGGACATGCCGCTGCGCTACGGCAGCGAGCGGGAGGAGCACAACGCCGTCCGTACCCGGGCCGGCCTGTTCGACCTCTCCCACATGGGCGAGATCACCGTCGCCGGGCCGCAGGCCGGGGAGCTGCTGGACCACGCGCTGGTGGGCTTCGTCTCGGCGCTCGCGGTGAACCGCGCCCGCTACACCATGATCTGCGCCGCGGACGGCGGCATCCTGGACGACCTGATCGTCTACCGCACCGGCGAGTCCGAGTTCCTGGTGGTCGCGAACGCCTCCAACGCGCAGCTGGTGCTGGACGAGCTGACCGCGCGCGCCGAGGGCTTCGACGCCGCCGTCCGCGACGACCGCGACGCGTACGCGCTGATCGCGGTCCAGGGCCCGGAGGCCACCGCCATCCTGGCCCCGCTGACCGGCGCCGACCTGCCCGGGCTGAAGTACTACACCTCGCTCCCCGCGACCGTGGCCGGCCGCCCGGCGCTGCTGGCGCGCACCGGCTACACCGGCGAGGACGGCTTCGAGCTGTTCACCGCCCCCGAGCACGCCGAGGCGCTGTGGGCGGCGCTGACCGAGTCCGGTGCCGGGCGCGGGCTGGTCCCCTGCGGCCTGTCCTGCCGCGACACGCTCCGGCTCGAAGCCGGGATGCCGCTGTACGGGCACGAGCTGAACACCTCGCTGACGCCCTTCGACGCGGGCCTCGGCCGGGTCGTCCGCTTCGACAAGACCACCAACGACGGCGCCTTCGTCGGCCGCGAGGCGCTGGAGAAGGCCGCCGAGCAGGCGCAGGCGCAGCCGCCGCGGGTCCTGGTGGGCCTGGTCTCGGCCGGACGCCGGGTGCCGCGCGCGGAGATGGCCGTGGTCTCGGTCGCCGACGGCGCGGTGATCGGCGCGATCACCTCCGGCGCGCCCTCGCCGACCCTGGGCAAGCCGATCGCGATGGCGTACCTGGACGCCGCGCACGCCGCGCCCGGCACCACCGTCGCGGTGGACGTGCGCGGGACGCACGAGCCGGTCGAGGTGGTCGCGCTGCCGTTCTACAAGCGCGCCCGCTGA
- the gcvH gene encoding glycine cleavage system protein GcvH gives MSNPQHLTYSKEHEWLTAVEDGVATVGITEFAATALGDVVYVQLPEVGTTVSAGETCGELESTKSVSDLYSPATGEVVEANQAVVDDPSLVNSAPFAEGWLFKIRIDGTPEGLLSADEYSAFTGA, from the coding sequence ATGAGCAACCCCCAGCACCTCACCTACAGCAAGGAACACGAGTGGCTGACCGCCGTCGAGGACGGCGTGGCCACCGTGGGGATCACCGAGTTCGCCGCCACCGCCCTCGGTGACGTGGTCTACGTCCAGCTCCCCGAGGTCGGCACGACGGTGTCGGCCGGCGAGACCTGTGGCGAGCTGGAGTCGACCAAGTCGGTCAGCGACCTCTACTCCCCCGCCACCGGCGAGGTCGTCGAGGCCAACCAGGCCGTCGTGGACGACCCCTCGCTGGTGAACTCGGCTCCCTTCGCCGAGGGCTGGCTGTTCAAGATCCGCATCGACGGCACCCCCGAGGGTCTGCTGTCGGCCGACGAGTACTCCGCCTTCACCGGCGCCTGA
- the glyA gene encoding serine hydroxymethyltransferase: MTVLNQSLHALDPEVAAAVDAELHRQQSTLEMIASENFAPVAVLEAQGSVLTNKYAEGYPGRRYYGGCEHVDVVEQLAIDRIKALFGAEHANVQPHSGASANAAAMFALIKPGDTILGLDLAHGGHLTHGMKINFSGKLYNVAAYHVDPETSLVDMEEVERLAKEHQPQLIIAGWSAYPRQLDFAAFRRIADSVGALLMVDMAHFAGLVAAGLHPSPVPYADVVTTTTHKTLGGPRGGVILSKAEYAKKINSAVFPGQQGGPLEHVIAAKAVAFKVAASDEFKDRQQRTLAGAKILAERLTRADATEAGVSVLSGGTDVHLVLVDLRKSELDGQQAEDRLHAVGITVNRNAVPFDPRPPMVTSGLRIGTPALATRGFDAEDFTEVADIIAEALKPSFDDATRAALAARVTALAAKHPLYPDL; the protein is encoded by the coding sequence ATGACGGTCCTGAACCAGTCCCTGCACGCGCTCGACCCCGAGGTCGCCGCGGCCGTGGACGCCGAGCTGCACCGCCAGCAGTCAACCCTGGAGATGATCGCCTCCGAGAACTTCGCCCCGGTGGCGGTGCTGGAGGCCCAGGGCTCGGTCCTCACCAACAAGTACGCCGAGGGCTACCCCGGTCGCCGCTACTACGGCGGCTGCGAGCACGTCGACGTGGTCGAGCAGCTCGCGATCGACCGGATCAAGGCGCTGTTCGGCGCCGAGCACGCCAACGTCCAGCCGCACTCGGGGGCGTCCGCCAACGCCGCCGCGATGTTCGCGCTGATCAAGCCGGGCGACACGATCCTGGGCCTGGACCTGGCCCACGGCGGGCACCTCACCCACGGCATGAAGATCAACTTCTCGGGCAAGCTCTACAACGTGGCCGCGTACCACGTGGACCCCGAGACCAGCCTGGTCGACATGGAGGAGGTCGAGCGGCTCGCCAAGGAGCACCAGCCGCAGCTGATCATCGCGGGCTGGTCCGCCTACCCGCGCCAGCTCGACTTCGCCGCCTTCCGCCGGATCGCCGACTCGGTCGGCGCGCTGCTGATGGTGGACATGGCGCACTTCGCCGGTCTGGTCGCGGCGGGGCTGCACCCCTCCCCCGTGCCCTACGCCGACGTGGTCACCACCACCACCCACAAGACCCTCGGCGGCCCGCGCGGCGGCGTGATCCTGTCCAAGGCCGAGTACGCCAAGAAGATCAACTCCGCGGTCTTCCCCGGCCAGCAGGGCGGCCCGCTGGAGCACGTGATCGCGGCCAAGGCCGTGGCCTTCAAGGTCGCCGCCTCGGACGAGTTCAAGGACCGCCAGCAGCGCACCCTCGCCGGCGCCAAGATCCTCGCCGAGCGGCTGACCCGCGCGGACGCGACCGAGGCCGGGGTGTCCGTGCTCTCCGGCGGCACCGACGTCCACCTGGTCCTGGTGGACCTGCGCAAGTCCGAGCTCGACGGCCAGCAGGCCGAGGACCGGCTGCACGCGGTGGGCATCACCGTCAACCGCAACGCGGTCCCGTTCGACCCGCGTCCGCCGATGGTCACCTCCGGGCTGCGGATCGGCACCCCGGCGCTGGCCACCCGAGGCTTCGACGCCGAGGACTTCACCGAGGTCGCCGACATCATCGCGGAGGCCCTCAAGCCCTCGTTCGACGACGCCACCCGCGCCGCACTGGCCGCCCGGGTCACCGCCCTGGCCGCCAAGCACCCGCTCTACCCGGACCTGTAA